The DNA window CTCAGCAATTTCAGGCCTTTTATCAGATGACCAGACTCCCATTTGATGTAGACATCAAGCAAGCCCTCTTGCTCCTGTCCGGAAGCTCTGTTGTTCTCCCTCTCATCATGGGGAGCTTTCGTCTGCTGCTCCGAGACTGGTAGCAGCTTGGCCTCGTCCACGACTTGGCAGACGATGGGTGAAAGCTGCGAGGATACTGGGCTGTCGGTCACTCTGACGTCGCACATCGGGGGTTCCATTGCTCCCCATGCTGACGGGTCCTTGTTCTCATCTCCAAACACTTGCTTTGCAGGCTTCACGTTCTCATCTCCGAATATTTGCTTTGCAGGCTGCATGTTTTCATCACCGAATACTTGCTTTGCAGGCTCACTGTGCTCATCCCTGAACGCCTGCTTTGCCGGTGACTGGACACTCGAGTGCTTGGCAATCTCTCGGTGGTTCCCGCAAAGCCTGAAAATGTTCTGAATCCGGTTGTTCCTTGTGGCAGGGTCTTCAGGCTCTGCAAGCGGTTGTTGCATTACATAGCTCTCTTCGACAACCTCCTTGCACACTTCTTCTTCAACGCCACTGTccttgtcttcttcttcttcatctccctcctcaAATACAGTGCTCAGGGCCACCTTTTCTGGGTACCCGGACAGTCTTACAACATCTTCTTGCTCCACAGCGCTGGTGCAAGAGCCTGCAGAGTTTGTCTGGTTCCACATCTGGCCCTGCTGGTGAGTATCCTCCTTGATCACGTTCACGTCTTGCACAGCTGGCTGATCTCCCGCATCAAAATCAATGGACATGTCCATTGACATGGACTGATCCGCCCTTACAGACATCTCTGATAAACGTGCCAACAGTCTACCTCCGATGATATCCTGCTGCACAGGCTTTTCACGCTCAGCCTCCTTCAGACGTTGTTGCAAAGCAAAGAGTTCTTGCTGCTGCCTAAGCATTTTCTCTTCCATCTTCATTAGCTCAGTCCTCAATGTCTGGGTCTTCTCCATAACCTTTGAGttgatctcctcctccttcgcaGCTGCACCCTGACCTTCAATGAGCTTGAGCTTTGCCCTGAGCTGCGCAAGctcctcttcctttttccttagCACACTCTGGGCCTCATTGCGCTCTTTCTCCCTTAGCTTATTCTCCTTCTGGAGATTGTAGATGAACTGGTTCATTGCAACAATTCTTGAATTCAGCATTGTTGATGACTCTTCAGAGCTCATTTTGTCCCTTGGTGTTGCAGCGTGGGCAGCTCGGATAATGCACTTCGCCTTAGCACCATACTCCAATGTAGAAACTGTCTTGTGCAATTCCTTTGGGTCAGGACTTGCACAGAGAATCATCAGGATTTTTGATTTGTCGTCCTCAAATGAATCCTGAAAATTCATGGAAGATCATAGACTGTGTTAGTAGCTTTATTTTTACAGCATAATTTTGTATGAAGAAATGTGAATTTTCAGAGTTTTGTACCTGTAATAGCATTGTGAGCTTGCTGTCTCGAAATGGAACATGCGAATCACCATTAGCAATACACTCAACCACTCGTTTTAAAGCTGTGTTCCCTTGGTTAATCTTCGCGGTCTGTGGAACAGTAATGAtcatgtaaataaaattacgAACTTCTGTTCCCACACACCCACCAtaagttgtagaaaaaaaacatgatatttCGCAAAGTACTTGTTCCTGCTGAAAGTACAGCTATACAAGCATCACATACCTGCATTTTGGCTTCAAATCCAGTTTGACCTGCTGCTTCTATGTTCTCAGAACCAGCCATATCTACAAGCATGAGCCTGCCCCCCACCGATGGAACGTCCAAGATTATCTAGAGAAGTAAATCCAAGCTTATTAACAGcgaattcctttttaataTGAAGAATTCAGGAGCTAACAGCTCAATGCAAGTATGCAACCAACCATGCAGTGGCTTCGTGAACTCCTCTCATTACAAAGTGTGCTCTTGACAATGCGCCGCTTCTCCACTTTGGCAACTTCTTTTGATATCTTCCCTGCTTCATTTCCAGATAGGTAAGTTGCATTCTTGGCTTTCTTCCCCATTACTTCTAGCCTCGCCTGTATATAGAGTTAATGTTGAGAAACTTCAACGGAATAGTTGTATGACAACATATTACAGATTGTTGATAGTTAAAACTGTCCATCTTAAGTTCTGAAAATTCATGCTAGAACTTCAGAGGACAGTGAGGACACTAAATAAAAATCACCAACCAGTTTTCAACTTCCGACACCTACGTAGCTTAAGTTCTTAACTAATCACATTTCCCAAGACCTAAGCATCTAAGAACaattttgcaaattgcaaCAGCATTACTAGCAAGCCATGGGTTTCCTATGATACTATTTGTCTACCCCTAAAGGTACTTCAATTGTAGTAcaaaaaacaacttatttcAGCTCACAGTAATTATCCACTCTTAAGAAATGTTAGATTCATAACTGGAAAAGCCTGATTCACTACAAAGCACACACTGGTTTTTAACTTTCAAGTTTTAACACCCAGATATCTTAATTAATCACATCTCCCAAGTCGTAGGCATCCTCACATAAGAACACATTTTGCAAATTGCAACTGGCCAGCTGCATTACTAACAGTTAACAAAGGCAAGCATGTGAAAAATAGTTTCGGTGTATCACCTTGGGGGCGTTTCCTTTTGCATTCGCTCCGCTCCCAACTAGCAAATCGTAGATCTCCTCGTTGTATATCTCAAGTACAGCAACCTGCACGAACAGCCCCATCCCGAACCCGGCAtcgtcctcgccgcggccATCGTTTTCACCCCCACTCGAGttacctcctcctcttcctccctctaGTATGTCCCTGAGCGCCCGGTACACGATCCCGGGCTGCTTGGCGCAGCCGAACATGGTGTGACTCTTCCCGGAGCCGGTGGGGCCGTACACCATGACGGTGCACTTGGCGCCCACACGCACCCCCTCGATCCGCGAGCGCACGAACCGGCGGTAGAACCCCTCcaggtcctcctcctcggagACCGACACGCCGTCGAGGGTGAAGTCGCGGCACCCGCCGGCGTCCCCGCGGACGCGCACGGCGGTGCCCCCGCCGGCGATCTCCagcgccgacgcgccgcccgcccccgCGGCGAGGTTCCGGATGCGGCCGATCACCTCCACCGGGTGCTCcgtggccgcggcgccgcctccgcctccgccgttaCCGTTCCTCGGCGTCGTGGCCGGGAAGTGGAGGCGGTGCTTCGAGGCGGGCGTCCTGAGCGGGGTCGCCATCCCCGCCTgcggcgtgggcggcggccCCGGCCGCGGAGAgggcgtgggcggcggcgccatcggTGGCAGCTGGAGCTCAGGGTTAGGGTTTGAtgcgagagagagatcgagagaGTTGTGAggtggagggaggagagggttGGGAAGGGGAGATGGATTTGAAAGGGAAGTAGCCGTTGGCGACGCAACGGTAAGTGTGCTTGTTTTGAAGctggaggggagggagagggagagcgcggcggtgctcgCTCGTGTACCGCCGCCCCCGAGATCACGAGATTTTGGTTTGGGTCGGTGCAAAACGGGAGGAACCGTgcaccaaattttgaattttggggAAGTATTTGGAAGGTAACACGTTCGGTACGAACATGAATTTGTTTTGAATGGGATGTATTATGGTTTATTTGGAAGGGCTCCGTCTCACcggttaatatttttatagatctATAGTTTAATCAAATAGTCCAGGTCTATCAAAAAATGAGGTGGAAGGGTTAGATTGATACGGAAAATTTAGCTCCATAACTAAACTCATATTTATTCTttccgttctaaaatacaagtattggtttaatttaaattttgtagcatACTATAAACATTGATACACTGATTTCGATTACTCTCATCACGTTAGCGATTTCCCAACCAATCAAAAACTTGCAAATGTAATCTAAACcattcaaagtttttttttaaaggaaaagATCACTGAAGTAACTGAaagcacatattttaatccagTATTGAAATTTGCTAAATAACCTAAAAACTTACCATGTctggaacagagagagtagAATTTAAGAGTTATAACTCTGCCAAACACGTTTTTATAATCGTTCAAGTTATATGAATTAGTAATTGTTTTGTCTTAACCCTGGACATTTAACCAGTGGCGcagtccaaaaataaatatgatttatgcGAACCgtgagataaaaattatactagAGTGGAGTTGAGTTTTATCAAATagtatcttttatattttgttctactatttaattattaagcAATTTTATGGTTCTTAAGTAGGTACTGAGAGTTAAATTTAGTAACTTGGTACCTTCTAGGTAcctaggtaccaagagataccaaaattttacattaaaattttagtacttcATGATACTTTCAAAAATTGCTCTTAGACCTTGTTTagatcccaaaatttttttgccataaacatcacatcaaatctttagatatctacatagagcattaaacatagatgaaataaaaaactagtTGCACATTTATGGAataaatcatgagacgaatcttttaagtctaattaagccatcattagcacaggTAGGTtcatgtagcacttatgggtaatgacggcttaattaggctcaaaggattcgtctcacgatttattctataactgtgtaattaatttttttatctatatttaatgttctatttagatatctaaagatttgatgtgatatttttgacgaaaaatttttgggactaAACAATACCTTAATTATTAGTCTTATGTGGTTGGTCGTGTACCTTTAAATTTGGTACTTTGTACTCAACCATCTTTACGACTTGGGCCCACAAGTGGCCCATGAGATGGGGAAACGCACCGGCCGTACTCATGGGCTGGCCCAATACGAGTGAACATTAtcatattccttttttttttctcgggaTATTCGCTTAGATCTCGAGGCCCAAATTGCCAAATGCTCCTGCTGACGAAGCATCCAATGACGTCTGAAACTTTGGAAAAATAATGCAGTTAGCAAAGCCAGTGGCGGCTGCTCTCTAGTGCTGTCCACAATCCTGATGCACGTAGGCTACCATTCGGCGTCAAAAGCTACGTAACTTTATTAATCCTAATTATCATCACATCACACGATAAGCCACTAACAAAACTGACAGGCATCAAACTTTCCAGGCAGAGAGAGACTACGCCAACTTCGACTTCTCTCATAATTTGTAGACCTTGTAGATAGTTTAAATTTTCGTTTAAATTCTAATTCTAATAAATTGTAGACCTTGTAGATAGTTTAAATTTtcgtttaaattttaataaattgtaCGCGtagaatctagaaaatgaacttaaAAGCTTAGAAAATCTCACAGTTCTAAATTTGTACCggccttttttttcataattttaagCTACTCGAACAGGGTCTAGAAAGCTTGCTAAATTATCACTAAACTAGGTCAGGCAGCTACACCTCATCACCATTTGTTTAGTACAGGTCCATGCCCATGGAGCTAGCTAAACAATGGATATGAGATCAGCCCGTCGAGCTCAGCTGCTTTAATTTGGTCGCTCACAGTTACTATTTGCTGTCCTGATCCTTTGCTCTAGCTAGTAAGCATGCACTGCAGGAAATAATTAAGCTCAATTGCGTGCATGCTTATCATGGAGGGATGAGGGAGAGGTCTCGCTTTGGGAAGGCAGGATCACATGAGCTAAgctgagatgagatgagagaggctGCAGCTTGCTGCTAACCTTGGGGACCAATGGCCAATTCGCCATGCATGTTCTTGGGGTCCATGAGATGATGAGAGCTCACACACACGCTGTCAGTCTGTCACCGATCTTATTTATATGCCAGTGGCCGCTACGAGTAGCATCTTGCTGCTACTTTGCCCATTCTGAAATCTCAGGAAAGCCGGGCAGCAAACAAGAGTGCTTCTGTGCGTGCACTGTATAGGATACTATCAAACGCTCGATCGACAGATGGATCCCATCAACTGTTGCCCAATgagattaatttgtttctcCATATGTTTGTCTATATATGATGCTCTTGCAGTGTGTATATGAATCTTTTTTCAGAGATAAGTCACTATACTTGCTGAATTTTGTTCAGCTCCTGCTCAATCTAGAAAAGTTCAGATTTCAGATCAGCAAAAATCGCTCTTTGATGCAGAATTATAGCAGATCCATGGATGAGCTGGGTTTGCCACAGTAAACTAATTAACCAGGGACAGTAACATACAAGATTTGAGCTAGCTAATGGTGCCATGTTTTCACAGCTGTGCGCTGCAAGCTGCAAGCACGAGATCAAGATCAGTATGGAGTATGGACCTGCTTGTCTACTATCGAGATTTGTCAGAGACAGAAGCATCCGATCTAGTGTAAATCTGCAGGTACAGAGGGCGCTGTGCACAGCAGCGGTTCGCTGCTCGCCTCTCACCAACCAAACGATTTCCTACTCGTCTGGAAAAGATATTGCCTCGCTGAAATTAACTGTAagcaaaataacttattaataggtaaaaataatctatgagtaaaaaatacatatatacatgttgttaTGATCTAAAATTattgactgaaaaataaactatgataaaaaatttaaatcaaccctaaattcaaattttaacttgattgtttgggtttttagtGAAAGatgccaaacgacatatttataaataaaaataatttataaataaaatttatatacatgtattcttaacgatctaaaagtcaataaagaaaataaactttgataaaaaactataaattaactttaaa is part of the Oryza brachyantha chromosome 2, ObraRS2, whole genome shotgun sequence genome and encodes:
- the LOC102713992 gene encoding kinesin-like protein KIN-10A, translated to MAPPPTPSPRPGPPPTPQAGMATPLRTPASKHRLHFPATTPRNGNGGGGGGAAATEHPVEVIGRIRNLAAGAGGASALEIAGGGTAVRVRGDAGGCRDFTLDGVSVSEEEDLEGFYRRFVRSRIEGVRVGAKCTVMVYGPTGSGKSHTMFGCAKQPGIVYRALRDILEGGRGGGNSSGGENDGRGEDDAGFGMGLFVQVAVLEIYNEEIYDLLVGSGANAKGNAPKARLEVMGKKAKNATYLSGNEAGKISKEVAKVEKRRIVKSTLCNERSSRSHCMIILDVPSVGGRLMLVDMAGSENIEAAGQTGFEAKMQTAKINQGNTALKRVVECIANGDSHVPFRDSKLTMLLQDSFEDDKSKILMILCASPDPKELHKTVSTLEYGAKAKCIIRAAHAATPRDKMSSEESSTMLNSRIVAMNQFIYNLQKENKLREKERNEAQSVLRKKEEELAQLRAKLKLIEGQGAAAKEEEINSKVMEKTQTLRTELMKMEEKMLRQQQELFALQQRLKEAEREKPVQQDIIGGRLLARLSEMSVRADQSMSMDMSIDFDAGDQPAVQDVNVIKEDTHQQGQMWNQTNSAGSCTSAVEQEDVVRLSGYPEKVALSTVFEEGDEEEEDKDSGVEEEVCKEVVEESYVMQQPLAEPEDPATRNNRIQNIFRLCGNHREIAKHSSVQSPAKQAFRDEHSEPAKQVFGDENMQPAKQIFGDENVKPAKQVFGDENKDPSAWGAMEPPMCDVRVTDSPVSSQLSPIVCQVVDEAKLLPVSEQQTKAPHDERENNRASGQEQEGLLDVYIKWESGHLIKGLKLLSTSCLSDLRKLLEAHFEEAGSKQKHQFTFLLLGDPCGAPVSKEKEAGVPIGKLPNFNNQPNCFLACLRAVKKPAAAEQLPFSPLESKLNSALNDVHRAALSPKVAPQMSPNYIRELRA